A single Silvibacterium dinghuense DNA region contains:
- a CDS encoding nitrate/sulfonate/bicarbonate ABC transporter ATP-binding protein gives MAEPIIRAQQVEKFYSQPSENRIQVISPTDLSIVPGEIVALLGPSGSGKSTLLRMLAGLSQPSAGEVYWHGKPISTVQINVSIVFQSFALFPWLTVLENVEAPLKARGMAAAERRERSLKILDTVGLDGFQAAYPKELSGGMRQRVGFARALVVEPEVLFMDEPFSALDVLTAENLRSELLELWQKKTIPTQAIFIVTHNIEEAVLLADRIIVLGRNPGHVRTDFKVTNLVHPRDRKSPAFTQLVDYIYKVLTRPDVSPAEMPRLQPGRRNVRDQRQMHYEMLPHARPGGIAGLLELIIDLGGRADIYKLADELAFEIDDLLPIVEAASLLKFLKVEEGDVNITPAGHEFAESEILKQKELFHKAALENVLLLRQITRALSNKSDHTVPEEFFLDMLDEQFSEEETQRQLETAINWGRYAELFDFDAGRRRFILPEVEEPSEETEEVTSE, from the coding sequence ATGGCCGAACCGATCATTCGCGCGCAACAGGTGGAAAAGTTTTATTCCCAGCCCAGCGAGAACCGCATTCAGGTGATCTCGCCAACGGACCTGTCCATCGTTCCCGGGGAGATTGTGGCGCTGCTCGGGCCATCAGGCTCCGGTAAATCGACGCTGCTGCGCATGCTCGCCGGGCTCTCGCAGCCCTCAGCCGGCGAGGTCTACTGGCACGGCAAGCCAATCTCGACGGTGCAGATCAACGTGTCCATCGTCTTCCAGAGTTTCGCGCTCTTTCCCTGGCTGACGGTGCTTGAAAACGTCGAGGCGCCACTGAAGGCGCGCGGCATGGCCGCAGCCGAGCGGCGCGAGCGCAGCCTCAAAATCCTGGACACGGTCGGTCTCGACGGCTTCCAGGCAGCGTATCCCAAGGAACTCTCCGGCGGCATGCGGCAGCGTGTCGGCTTTGCCCGTGCGCTGGTCGTGGAGCCTGAAGTCCTCTTCATGGACGAGCCATTTTCAGCGCTCGACGTGCTGACGGCCGAAAACCTGCGCAGCGAACTGCTCGAACTGTGGCAGAAGAAGACGATCCCCACGCAGGCAATCTTCATCGTCACCCACAACATCGAGGAAGCGGTACTGCTGGCCGACCGCATCATCGTGCTGGGACGCAACCCGGGACACGTGCGCACCGACTTCAAGGTGACGAACCTCGTGCATCCCCGCGACCGAAAGAGCCCGGCCTTCACCCAGCTGGTCGATTACATCTACAAGGTACTCACACGGCCCGATGTCTCTCCGGCCGAGATGCCCCGGCTGCAGCCAGGCCGTCGCAATGTGCGCGACCAGCGACAGATGCACTACGAGATGCTGCCGCATGCGCGTCCAGGCGGCATTGCCGGCCTGCTCGAGCTGATCATCGATCTCGGCGGACGGGCAGATATCTACAAACTGGCCGACGAGCTGGCCTTCGAGATCGACGATCTGTTGCCGATTGTCGAAGCGGCGAGCCTGCTGAAGTTCCTCAAGGTGGAAGAGGGCGACGTGAACATCACCCCGGCGGGGCACGAGTTCGCCGAGTCGGAGATTCTCAAGCAGAAGGAGCTCTTCCACAAGGCGGCGCTCGAAAATGTCCTGCTGCTGCGGCAGATCACGCGCGCGCTCAGCAACAAGAGCGATCACACCGTGCCCGAGGAGTTCTTCCTCGACATGCTCGACGAGCAGTTCAGCGAAGAAGAGACGCAGCGCCAGCTGGAAACAGCGATCAACTGGGGCCGTTACGCCGAGCTCTTCGACTTCGACGCCGGACGGCGGCGCTTCATTCTGCCGGAGGTGGAAGAACCCTCGGAAGAGACGGAGGAGGTCACCTCCGAGTGA
- a CDS encoding protein kinase domain-containing protein: protein MHTHHRFGPYEIVEQIGHGGMGLVYRARDRRLNRDVALKVVADNFLGEGTSTAASQERFLREARASSALNHPNICTIYDVGEQDGQPYLVMELLEGKTLKQLINGHPISVESLLDYGVQLCSGLIEAHSRGILHRDIKASNLFVTRLQHGNGVLKVLDFGIAKRTALALATSDTMEEMVPGATVTLTDHGTTLGTFAYMSPEQARGEVVDARADVFSAGVVLFEMATGNTPFYGNSVAEIFAALLTQDPEPIRSRQPRFPRELERVIFKALAKDREKRYASAADLRADLQKMQAVFSGATAATRFTRPVRVADGFPQPGGSRRGRRIALLAWILLAVIGMGWGGYHWWSNRPVAKVAQPAAVVISEFTNHTGDAAFEGTLRQTLSFELGRSPQLTVVGDARLHDMLAYLVQPSDAHITPAVARDIAEREGDAAVVNGTISAIGSDYLVTLEAQHAATGDVFARAQAQADSKRHVLSALREAAEELRAHMEESLASAPPAAANEVKPATTASADAFRAYSAGERELAHANFAQSIRQYQRALELDPQFAMAYARMGVAQVAIGSPSEGDTAIAHAFTLSSGVSEREQLYIRIQDSLNVTGDLPEAIDALRLYAQNYPQEPLAPTDLSGAYLTLGKYQEAYEQAQKAIAMNPQKGSGYVNALLALTALNRFSEARALYEKAASLGLADDGSIRGTWIFTAWLTGDRVEVERQLEWARDRTDGFLVNSQAALLDESEGRFSRAGDDWQRAVRQMEQQGMQNATAMMMAQRTLDAALARHCDGSADALNLAMHRDRDRFMQGTAAIAYALCGDAAKAQSIETSLAASYPQDTLINHVYLPDIAAVIELERHHPDAALHALSAAEGYETLGISSYLRGLAHLDQKEGIEAESAFRIPLASRSAFVLSQQPGMNVAYALSMLGLARAEALGGDKAAAEKEYADFLEAWKNGDAWLPPLMSARSEADALKR from the coding sequence ATGCATACACATCACAGATTTGGTCCGTACGAAATCGTTGAGCAGATTGGGCATGGTGGCATGGGGCTCGTCTATCGCGCCCGCGATCGACGCCTGAACCGTGACGTGGCCCTCAAGGTCGTTGCCGACAACTTCCTGGGAGAAGGCACGTCGACTGCTGCGTCCCAGGAACGCTTCCTGCGCGAAGCCCGCGCTTCCTCCGCTCTGAACCACCCCAATATCTGCACGATCTATGACGTTGGCGAACAGGATGGCCAGCCTTACCTGGTCATGGAGCTGCTCGAGGGGAAGACGCTCAAGCAGCTCATCAATGGCCATCCCATCTCGGTAGAGAGCCTTCTCGATTACGGCGTTCAGCTTTGTTCGGGACTCATCGAAGCACATAGCCGAGGCATTCTTCACCGCGACATCAAGGCGAGCAATCTTTTCGTGACTCGGCTCCAGCACGGCAACGGCGTACTCAAGGTGCTGGATTTCGGCATTGCCAAACGCACCGCTCTGGCTTTGGCGACTTCTGACACCATGGAGGAGATGGTGCCGGGGGCGACGGTGACTCTTACCGACCATGGCACCACGCTCGGTACCTTTGCCTACATGTCTCCCGAGCAGGCGCGCGGTGAGGTCGTGGATGCCCGCGCCGACGTGTTCTCCGCCGGTGTGGTGCTCTTCGAAATGGCGACCGGCAACACGCCGTTCTACGGCAACTCTGTGGCGGAAATTTTTGCAGCTCTGCTGACGCAGGATCCCGAACCCATCCGCAGCCGGCAGCCACGCTTTCCTCGCGAGCTTGAGCGAGTGATCTTCAAGGCGCTGGCCAAGGATCGCGAGAAACGCTACGCTTCGGCTGCCGATCTCCGTGCGGACCTGCAAAAGATGCAGGCCGTCTTCTCCGGGGCTACCGCCGCAACGCGTTTTACCAGGCCGGTCCGGGTCGCCGATGGCTTCCCTCAGCCCGGAGGATCGCGGCGTGGCCGCCGGATCGCTCTGCTTGCATGGATTCTCCTGGCGGTGATTGGAATGGGCTGGGGTGGATATCACTGGTGGAGCAATCGCCCGGTCGCGAAGGTGGCTCAGCCAGCCGCTGTCGTCATCTCCGAGTTCACCAACCACACCGGGGACGCGGCTTTTGAGGGAACGCTCCGTCAGACGCTCAGCTTCGAGCTTGGCCGCTCCCCGCAGCTCACCGTCGTCGGCGATGCCCGCCTCCACGATATGCTCGCCTATCTCGTGCAGCCCTCCGATGCGCACATCACACCGGCTGTGGCGCGCGACATTGCAGAGCGCGAAGGCGATGCCGCGGTGGTGAACGGTACGATCTCGGCTATCGGCAGCGATTATCTCGTGACCCTGGAAGCTCAGCACGCTGCGACGGGCGATGTGTTCGCCCGCGCCCAGGCGCAGGCCGACAGCAAACGGCATGTGCTCAGCGCCCTGCGCGAAGCTGCCGAAGAGCTGCGCGCTCACATGGAAGAGAGCCTGGCCTCGGCGCCTCCAGCCGCCGCGAATGAGGTGAAGCCGGCGACGACGGCATCGGCCGATGCTTTCCGCGCCTACTCCGCCGGCGAGCGCGAGCTGGCGCATGCGAACTTTGCTCAGAGCATCCGCCAGTATCAGCGTGCTCTCGAGCTCGATCCCCAATTTGCCATGGCCTATGCCCGCATGGGCGTCGCGCAGGTGGCCATCGGCAGCCCCTCCGAGGGCGATACCGCGATTGCCCATGCCTTTACGCTCTCCAGCGGGGTCAGCGAGCGGGAACAGCTCTACATCCGCATTCAGGACTCGCTGAATGTCACCGGCGATCTGCCCGAGGCCATCGACGCCCTGCGCCTTTATGCTCAGAATTATCCGCAGGAGCCGCTCGCGCCGACCGATCTCTCCGGTGCTTATCTGACCCTGGGTAAATATCAGGAGGCATACGAGCAGGCGCAGAAGGCCATTGCCATGAACCCGCAGAAGGGTTCCGGCTATGTGAACGCGCTGCTGGCTCTCACTGCCCTCAACCGCTTCAGCGAGGCCAGGGCACTTTATGAGAAGGCTGCTTCGCTCGGTCTCGCCGATGACGGGTCGATTCGCGGGACATGGATCTTCACCGCGTGGCTGACCGGCGACCGCGTAGAGGTCGAGCGCCAGCTCGAATGGGCGCGGGATCGCACGGACGGTTTTCTGGTGAACTCGCAGGCCGCCCTGCTCGATGAGTCGGAAGGACGCTTTTCCAGGGCTGGCGACGACTGGCAGCGTGCCGTCCGCCAGATGGAGCAGCAGGGCATGCAGAATGCCACCGCCATGATGATGGCCCAGCGCACGCTCGACGCCGCGCTTGCCCGGCATTGCGACGGTTCTGCGGATGCGCTCAATCTCGCCATGCACCGCGACCGGGATCGCTTCATGCAGGGAACCGCCGCCATCGCTTATGCCCTCTGCGGCGATGCGGCGAAGGCGCAGTCCATCGAGACATCGCTCGCAGCAAGCTATCCGCAGGACACGCTCATCAACCATGTCTATCTGCCGGATATTGCCGCCGTAATTGAACTCGAACGGCACCATCCGGATGCCGCCCTGCATGCTCTGAGTGCCGCCGAAGGCTACGAGACGCTCGGCATCTCCAGCTACCTGCGCGGCCTTGCCCATCTCGATCAGAAAGAAGGCATCGAGGCTGAATCCGCTTTCCGCATTCCGCTCGCCAGCCGGAGTGCCTTTGTCCTTTCGCAGCAGCCGGGCATGAACGTCGCCTATGCGCTCAGCATGCTTGGTCTTGCCCGCGCGGAAGCTCTGGGAGGTGACAAGGCTGCTGCAGAGAAGGAATATGCCGACTTTCTGGAGGCATGGAAGAACGGGGATGCCTGGCTTCCACCCCTGATGAGTGCTCGCTCAGAGGCCGATGCTTTGAAGCGTTAG
- the recR gene encoding recombination mediator RecR — protein MSRFAEPLTRLIEELRKLPGIGNKSAQRLAFHILRASAEDAELLAAAVRDVKAQLQLCSVCNNITDVDPCLYCSSPARNQHLVCVIEEPTNISTVEKTRYSGVYHVLHGTLSPLHGVGPEQLRIAGLEARVAAGGIEEVILATSPTVEGEATAHYLADLLRSSGVRISRIATGVPAGSDIEYADEVSMSRAMDGRREM, from the coding sequence GTGTCTCGTTTTGCCGAACCCCTCACCCGTCTCATCGAAGAGCTGCGCAAACTGCCGGGCATCGGCAACAAGAGCGCCCAGCGGCTTGCCTTTCATATTCTCCGCGCCAGCGCCGAAGACGCCGAACTGCTGGCTGCCGCGGTGCGCGATGTAAAGGCCCAGCTTCAGCTCTGCTCGGTGTGCAATAACATCACCGATGTCGATCCCTGCCTATATTGCAGCAGCCCCGCGCGCAACCAGCACCTGGTGTGCGTGATCGAGGAACCGACCAATATCTCGACGGTCGAGAAGACGCGCTACAGCGGCGTCTATCATGTGCTGCACGGCACCCTGTCTCCCCTGCATGGTGTCGGACCGGAACAGCTGCGCATTGCCGGACTTGAAGCCCGGGTAGCCGCAGGCGGCATCGAAGAGGTTATCCTGGCCACCTCGCCGACTGTGGAAGGCGAGGCTACGGCACATTATCTTGCCGATCTGCTGCGAAGCAGCGGCGTCAGGATCAGCAGGATTGCCACCGGAGTGCCGGCAGGCAGCGATATCGAATATGCGGATGAGGTATCGATGTCGCGGGCGATGGATGGACGGCGAGAGATGTAA
- a CDS encoding GNAT family N-acetyltransferase translates to MTSAAIMAVAPATLTGKHVQLEPMTMEHFEALSEVAFDPAIWRWMPLRVENPADLRSWMNQAIEQAAAGKALPWVTRSLADGRLVGSTRFLDIDTRNRGLEIGSTWISAQYQRTGINVEAKLLQLTHAFETMGAIRVALKTHHENQRSQTAIAALGATREGVFRNHMIQPDGSIRHTVWFSITREDWPEVKQRLEARLAGGRAVAAS, encoded by the coding sequence ATGACCTCTGCCGCCATCATGGCCGTCGCCCCGGCCACACTCACAGGAAAACACGTACAGCTGGAACCGATGACCATGGAGCATTTCGAGGCGCTCTCCGAGGTGGCTTTCGATCCAGCCATCTGGCGCTGGATGCCACTGCGGGTAGAGAACCCGGCGGATCTGCGCTCCTGGATGAATCAGGCCATAGAGCAGGCTGCCGCAGGCAAGGCGCTGCCCTGGGTGACGCGCTCGCTCGCCGATGGCCGGCTGGTGGGTTCCACCCGCTTCCTGGATATCGACACGCGCAACCGGGGGCTTGAGATCGGCTCGACCTGGATCTCCGCGCAGTATCAGAGAACGGGCATCAATGTAGAGGCCAAACTGCTGCAGCTGACTCATGCCTTCGAGACCATGGGGGCGATCCGCGTGGCGCTGAAGACGCACCACGAGAATCAGCGTTCGCAGACCGCGATCGCGGCGCTGGGAGCGACGCGCGAAGGTGTCTTCCGCAATCACATGATCCAGCCCGACGGAAGCATCCGGCATACAGTGTGGTTTTCGATCACCCGGGAGGACTGGCCCGAGGTGAAGCAGCGGCTTGAAGCCAGACTCGCGGGCGGCAGGGCAGTCGCTGCATCCTGA
- a CDS encoding response regulator transcription factor translates to MPETLARPKVLVADDERVIADTLAIILNQSGFEARAVYSGEKAVDAAREWAPDMLISDVIMTDLNGIDAAIKIRSFLPSCKILLFSGQAATADLLDRARVQGHEFEILAKPVHPQDLLARLRA, encoded by the coding sequence ATGCCCGAAACCCTGGCAAGACCCAAGGTACTGGTAGCTGACGACGAACGTGTGATTGCCGATACCCTGGCCATCATTCTCAATCAGAGCGGTTTTGAAGCTCGCGCTGTGTACAGCGGCGAGAAGGCTGTCGACGCAGCCAGAGAATGGGCCCCGGACATGCTCATCAGCGACGTCATCATGACCGATCTGAATGGCATCGATGCCGCAATCAAGATTCGCAGCTTCCTGCCCTCATGCAAGATCCTGCTCTTCTCCGGACAGGCTGCGACTGCCGATCTGCTCGACCGCGCCCGCGTGCAGGGTCACGAGTTCGAGATTCTCGCCAAGCCCGTCCATCCTCAGGATCTGCTCGCCCGCCTGCGCGCTTAA